A window from Thermosipho affectus encodes these proteins:
- the rbsB gene encoding ribose ABC transporter substrate-binding protein RbsB, with amino-acid sequence MKRIFLVMFILVIFVATVFSYKIGLSLSTLNNPFFVALRDGAIDKAKELGIELIIVDAQDRPSKQLNDIEDLVQQRVDLIIINPTDSDAIVAAVEEANDAKIPVITVDRGSNGGKVVVHIASDNVFGGAMAAKFIAEKLNGKGKVVELVGIPGTSAARDRGLGFETELKKYPGLVLVAKQTANFNRAEGLTVMENLLEAYPDIDAVFAQNDEMALGAIEAIKAAGKLDDIIVVGFDAIPDAIEAVKKGEMAATIAQQPYLMGQLAIQKAFEFLETQTVYIPVELKLVTE; translated from the coding sequence ATGAAAAGGATATTTTTGGTAATGTTTATTTTGGTGATTTTTGTGGCAACTGTGTTTAGTTATAAGATAGGGTTATCGTTGTCAACACTTAACAATCCGTTTTTTGTAGCTCTTAGAGATGGGGCGATTGATAAGGCAAAAGAATTGGGGATAGAGCTAATAATAGTAGATGCACAGGATCGACCTTCTAAACAGCTTAATGATATTGAAGATTTAGTCCAGCAAAGGGTTGATTTAATAATTATCAATCCTACAGATAGTGATGCAATTGTTGCCGCTGTTGAGGAAGCTAATGATGCAAAAATCCCCGTAATAACTGTTGACAGGGGCTCAAATGGAGGAAAAGTAGTGGTACATATTGCTTCTGATAACGTCTTTGGTGGAGCAATGGCTGCAAAATTTATTGCAGAGAAATTAAATGGGAAAGGAAAAGTAGTGGAATTGGTTGGTATACCTGGAACATCTGCAGCAAGAGATAGAGGATTGGGATTTGAAACAGAATTGAAAAAATATCCTGGTCTTGTTCTTGTGGCAAAACAAACGGCTAATTTTAATAGAGCAGAGGGGTTAACAGTTATGGAAAATTTACTTGAAGCATATCCTGATATTGATGCCGTTTTTGCACAAAATGATGAAATGGCACTTGGAGCAATTGAAGCAATAAAAGCAGCCGGAAAACTTGATGATATAATTGTTGTAGGTTTTGATGCCATACCAGATGCAATTGAAGCTGTAAAAAAAGGTGAAATGGCTGCAACTATAGCACAACAACCGTATTTAATGGGACA